From a region of the Helianthus annuus cultivar XRQ/B chromosome 5, HanXRQr2.0-SUNRISE, whole genome shotgun sequence genome:
- the LOC110938803 gene encoding uncharacterized protein LOC110938803 — translation MSVMTTVIRWLRPKTPEEGVLSETWWWSDDGCSRRSHAGDITAAVVVQCWFGLLSCESRLNYVGRGIRKHMIQVRFDKKQGGGSVRSRPRSNRVNSVRVRVNTVKLGQRESNHNHE, via the exons ATGTCGGTGATGACGACGGTAATCAGGTGGCTCCGACCAAAAACTCCG GAAGAGGGGGTGCTGTCGGAGACGTGGTGGTGGTCCGATGACGGTTGTAGTCGCCGGAGCCACGCCGGCGACATtacggcggcggtggtggtcCAGTGTTGGTTCGGGTTGTTGAGTTGCGAGTCTCGGCTCAATTATGTTGGCAGGGGTATAAGGAAGCACATGATTCAAGTTCGGTTCGATAAGAAGCAGGGTGGTGGCTCGGTTCGGTCTCGACCCAGGTCAAACCGGGTCAACTCAGTTCGGGTCCGGGTTAACACAGTCAAACTCGGTCAGCGAGAGTCAAACCACAATCATGAGTaa